One window of Deltaproteobacteria bacterium genomic DNA carries:
- a CDS encoding trimethylamine methyltransferase family protein yields MRKSNDFCLWHRPCSELLSREQLTKIYDAALHVLERVGGDFHDQEAVELLSGAGAHVKDGKRVRIPSHLVEQALGTVPRRVVIADRGGRARMFLERENVYFGTGSDTNFTLDPYTGKRRKALKEDVAKAALLVDYLSDIDFCMSFGLASDVNPMTSDCHHFEAMVSNTEKPLIMCCWDVEGLKRIFDMMVAVRGSEEDLEARPFVLIYVQAISPLVFPRESLQKLLFCAEKRIPLIWIPGCPTMGATGPIHPAGTMVVGVAEFLAGVLLTQLKRKGSPVIGSGRGCCVLDMQTGLMPYGAPEYGMGDGMARFLNIPSWGTGGVSDSKILDEQAVAEAYQSLYHSALFGSNLIHDVGYLDNGNTSSPELLTMCNDLISKTRRFLRSFVVSQETLSLDVIEQVGPGGTFLDHPQTAEHFRDEIWMPELLDRQDHDGWVASGSRTFKERANEKARWILENHEPARLPSEVARDLRRIVEEYDRTRGKG; encoded by the coding sequence ATGCGGAAGAGTAACGATTTCTGTCTCTGGCATCGTCCTTGTTCCGAGCTTCTGTCAAGGGAGCAGCTGACAAAGATCTATGACGCCGCCCTGCATGTGCTCGAAAGGGTAGGAGGCGATTTCCACGATCAAGAGGCGGTCGAGCTCTTGTCAGGCGCCGGTGCCCACGTGAAGGACGGCAAGCGGGTGCGCATCCCCTCCCATCTCGTGGAACAGGCCCTCGGGACAGTGCCCAGGAGGGTAGTTATCGCCGACCGAGGGGGCAGGGCAAGGATGTTCCTGGAGAGGGAGAATGTCTATTTCGGAACCGGGTCGGACACGAATTTCACCCTGGATCCCTATACGGGCAAGCGGCGAAAGGCTCTCAAGGAAGACGTGGCAAAGGCGGCCCTCCTTGTCGATTATCTCTCTGACATCGATTTCTGCATGTCTTTCGGTTTGGCCAGTGATGTCAACCCCATGACCTCCGACTGCCATCACTTCGAGGCCATGGTAAGCAATACCGAAAAGCCTCTGATCATGTGCTGTTGGGACGTGGAGGGGCTGAAGCGGATCTTCGATATGATGGTCGCCGTCAGGGGGTCGGAGGAGGATCTCGAGGCTCGGCCTTTTGTCCTCATCTACGTGCAGGCAATAAGCCCTCTGGTCTTTCCCAGGGAGTCCCTGCAAAAGCTTCTGTTCTGTGCGGAAAAAAGGATCCCTCTCATCTGGATACCGGGATGCCCCACCATGGGAGCAACGGGCCCTATCCACCCCGCAGGGACCATGGTGGTAGGAGTAGCGGAGTTCCTCGCAGGAGTCCTTTTGACACAACTGAAGCGGAAGGGATCCCCGGTGATCGGCTCCGGCAGGGGGTGCTGTGTCCTCGATATGCAGACAGGCCTGATGCCCTATGGAGCGCCCGAGTACGGCATGGGCGATGGAATGGCCCGGTTTCTCAATATTCCGTCCTGGGGTACCGGCGGGGTGAGCGATTCGAAGATCCTCGACGAGCAAGCCGTGGCAGAGGCCTACCAGAGCCTCTACCATTCTGCCCTTTTCGGGTCGAATCTCATTCACGATGTGGGGTATCTGGACAACGGCAATACCTCTTCTCCTGAACTCCTTACCATGTGCAATGATCTTATCAGCAAGACCAGGCGTTTCCTGAGAAGCTTCGTGGTCTCCCAGGAGACACTCTCTCTCGACGTGATCGAGCAAGTCGGCCCTGGTGGGACCTTTCTCGACCACCCCCAGACGGCGGAGCACTTCAGGGACGAGATATGGATGCCCGAGCTCCTGGACAGGCAGGATCATGACGGGTGGGTGGCGAGCGGGTCCAGGACCTTCAAAGAGAGGGCCAATGAGAAGGCCCGTTGGATCCTCGAAAACCACGAACCGGCGAGGCTCCCTTCGGAGGTTGCCCGGGATCTCCGGCGGATCGTGGAGGAGTATGACCGTACAAGGGGGAAAGGCTAG
- the hisC gene encoding histidinol-phosphate transaminase translates to MRDVARFLRKGNLEIKPYAVHLPVEELQARLGTSKLALMALNENLMGPSPKAVAAVEREARNANLYPDGPCTVLRSEMAKTLGIDPDMITITNGADNALLLVAGAFINEGDEVMMGDPSFIVYPNVVKIMGGVPVYVPLKDYVHDLESMERAFTGKTKLVFVCNPNNPTGTIVRKQDLDGFVSRLPENTILVLDEAYFDFVVDKDYPDGLDYVREGFNVICLRTFSKVSGLAGLRVGYAIGCREFIGALNRVREAFPVSRLAQAAALAAWGDHEFRQAVREGIENGKAYLYREFERMGLSYVPSQTNFVFVDVGRDSQQIAARLRQKGILIATGGQWRLPNFIRVTIGTMEGNRRLIGALESALNTSDG, encoded by the coding sequence ATGAGAGATGTGGCAAGATTTCTTCGAAAGGGAAACCTTGAGATCAAACCTTATGCAGTCCACCTGCCTGTTGAAGAACTCCAGGCTCGACTCGGAACCTCGAAGCTCGCCCTTATGGCCCTCAACGAAAATCTGATGGGCCCGTCGCCAAAAGCCGTTGCCGCGGTCGAAAGAGAGGCAAGAAACGCCAACCTCTACCCTGACGGGCCCTGCACCGTTCTAAGGTCTGAGATGGCGAAGACCCTCGGCATCGATCCGGACATGATAACAATCACAAACGGGGCCGACAATGCACTTCTCCTTGTGGCCGGTGCGTTTATCAACGAGGGGGACGAGGTTATGATGGGAGACCCTTCCTTCATCGTCTATCCCAACGTGGTGAAGATCATGGGAGGGGTTCCGGTCTACGTTCCGCTGAAAGACTATGTTCACGATCTCGAGTCCATGGAGAGGGCGTTTACCGGGAAGACAAAGCTGGTGTTCGTCTGCAATCCCAACAACCCCACAGGTACGATCGTTAGGAAGCAGGACCTTGACGGTTTTGTTTCTCGGCTGCCTGAAAACACGATCCTCGTCTTGGACGAGGCCTATTTTGATTTTGTGGTCGACAAAGACTACCCGGATGGTCTCGACTATGTTAGAGAGGGGTTCAATGTCATCTGCCTCAGGACCTTTTCAAAAGTGTCGGGGCTGGCCGGATTGAGGGTCGGCTATGCCATCGGGTGCAGGGAGTTTATCGGAGCCTTGAACAGGGTACGGGAGGCCTTTCCGGTTTCCAGGTTGGCCCAGGCGGCAGCCCTGGCTGCATGGGGAGACCATGAGTTCAGGCAGGCGGTCCGGGAAGGTATCGAAAACGGCAAGGCGTATCTGTACAGGGAGTTTGAAAGGATGGGGCTCTCCTATGTTCCTTCCCAAACGAATTTCGTCTTCGTGGATGTAGGAAGGGACTCGCAGCAGATCGCGGCCAGGCTCAGGCAAAAGGGGATTCTCATCGCTACTGGTGGCCAGTGGCGTTTGCCGAACTTCATCCGGGTGACCATAGGGACCATGGAGGGAAACCGGAGGTTGATCGGTGCCTTGGAAAGCGCCCTGAACACGTCCGACGGGTAA